In Burkholderia sp. GAS332, one DNA window encodes the following:
- a CDS encoding p-hydroxybenzoate 3-monooxygenase has product MRTQVGIIGAGPAGLLLSHLLHLRGIDSVVLESRTREQIESTIRAGVLEQGTMDLLTEAGVGARMKAEGALHHGFELAFEGKRRRIDLTGLTGHSITVYAQHEVIKDLVAARVAADGKLRFGVTDTSLHGIDTDKPSIRYRHEGEACELQCDFVIGCDGSQGVSRASIPQALRKDYERVYPFGWFGILCEGPPSSDELIYARHDRGFALISTRSQNVQRMYFQCDPKDSVDNWSDDRIWAELHARVDSHDGQHIVDGKIFQKNIVGMRSFVSATMQHGRLFLAGDAAHIVPPTGAKGMNLAVADVRVLTQALNAFYVENRTDLLDGYSETALKRVWRAEHFSYWMTSMMHRIDGASPFEQQLQVAELEYVTTSRAAATAMAENYVGVAAV; this is encoded by the coding sequence ATGCGCACCCAAGTTGGCATCATCGGTGCCGGGCCTGCGGGCCTGCTTCTTTCCCATCTTCTTCATTTGCGCGGCATCGACTCCGTCGTGCTCGAATCGCGCACTCGCGAACAGATCGAATCCACCATCCGCGCCGGCGTGCTCGAACAGGGTACGATGGATCTGCTCACCGAAGCCGGCGTCGGCGCGCGCATGAAAGCTGAGGGCGCGCTGCATCACGGCTTCGAACTGGCATTCGAAGGCAAGCGGCGCCGTATCGATCTGACCGGACTCACCGGCCATTCGATCACGGTCTACGCCCAGCACGAAGTCATCAAGGACCTGGTCGCCGCGCGCGTGGCTGCTGACGGCAAGCTGCGTTTCGGCGTGACGGACACGTCGCTGCACGGCATCGATACCGATAAGCCGTCGATCCGCTATCGCCACGAAGGCGAAGCGTGCGAATTGCAATGCGACTTCGTGATCGGCTGCGACGGTTCGCAAGGTGTGTCGCGTGCATCGATTCCGCAGGCATTGCGCAAAGACTACGAGCGCGTCTATCCGTTTGGCTGGTTCGGCATTCTGTGCGAAGGGCCGCCGTCATCGGACGAATTGATCTACGCGCGGCACGACCGTGGTTTTGCGCTGATCAGCACGCGCTCGCAGAACGTGCAGCGCATGTACTTCCAATGCGACCCGAAGGATTCGGTGGATAACTGGTCCGACGACAGAATCTGGGCCGAACTGCACGCACGCGTCGACTCACACGACGGCCAGCACATCGTGGACGGCAAGATTTTCCAGAAGAACATTGTCGGCATGCGCAGTTTCGTATCGGCCACGATGCAGCATGGCCGGCTCTTTCTCGCCGGCGACGCAGCGCACATCGTGCCGCCCACCGGCGCCAAGGGCATGAATCTCGCCGTTGCGGACGTGCGCGTGTTGACCCAGGCGCTGAACGCGTTCTACGTCGAAAATCGCACGGATCTGCTCGACGGTTACAGCGAAACCGCGCTCAAGCGCGTCTGGCGTGCCGAGCACTTCTCGTACTGGATGACGAGCATGATGCACCGCATTGACGGCGCGTCGCCGTTCGAGCAGCAACTGCAGGTGGCCGAGCTCGAATACGTGACCACGTCGCGTGCGGCGGCTACCGCGATGGCGGAGAACTACGTGGGGGTCGCCGCGGTATAA
- a CDS encoding L-threonine ammonia-lyase, translating into MPLHELNQVAEAADSVALRHDYLKKTLTARVYDVARETELERAPNLSARLRNPVYLKREDNQPVFSFKVRGAYNKMAHIPAEALERGVITASAGNHAQGVALSAARMGVKAIIVVPVTTPQVKVDAVRAHGGATVEVVQFGESYSDAYGHAVKLQEERGLTFVHPFDDPYVIAGQGTVAMEILSQHQGPIHAIFVPIGGGGLAAGVAAYVKSVRPEIKVIGVQTDDSCAMAASLKAGERVTLNEVGLFSDGTAVKLVGEETFRLCSEYLDDVLLVNTDALCAAIKDVFQDTRSVLEPAGALAVAGAKQYAEREGIENQTLIAITSGANMNFDRMRFVAERAEVGEAREAVFAVTIPEERGSFRRFCELVGTRSVTEFNYRIADANSAHIFVGVQIRNRSESAQIAGAFEAHGFATVDLTFDELSKQHIRYMVGGRSPLAHDERLFRFEFPERPGALMKFLSSMAPNWNISLFHYRNQGADYSSILVGIQVPESENSAFERFLATLGYPYWEETQNPVYRLFLA; encoded by the coding sequence TTGCCGTTACACGAACTCAATCAGGTGGCCGAAGCCGCTGACAGCGTGGCGTTGCGCCACGACTACCTGAAGAAAACCCTGACCGCGCGCGTCTACGACGTGGCCCGCGAGACCGAACTCGAACGCGCGCCGAATCTGTCGGCACGGCTGCGTAACCCGGTTTATCTGAAGCGCGAGGACAACCAGCCGGTGTTCTCGTTCAAGGTGCGCGGCGCGTACAACAAGATGGCGCATATTCCGGCAGAGGCGCTGGAGCGTGGCGTGATTACCGCATCGGCGGGCAATCATGCGCAGGGCGTGGCGCTGTCGGCAGCCCGCATGGGCGTGAAGGCGATCATTGTGGTGCCGGTGACGACCCCGCAGGTGAAGGTCGATGCGGTGCGCGCGCATGGCGGGGCGACGGTCGAGGTGGTGCAGTTCGGCGAATCCTATAGCGATGCGTACGGGCACGCGGTGAAGCTGCAGGAAGAACGCGGTCTGACGTTTGTTCACCCGTTCGACGATCCGTACGTGATCGCCGGCCAGGGCACGGTTGCGATGGAAATTCTCAGCCAGCATCAGGGGCCGATCCACGCGATCTTCGTGCCGATCGGCGGTGGTGGCCTGGCGGCAGGCGTCGCTGCATACGTGAAATCGGTGCGCCCGGAGATCAAGGTGATCGGCGTACAGACCGATGACTCGTGCGCAATGGCCGCGTCGCTGAAAGCGGGTGAACGGGTCACGCTGAACGAAGTGGGGCTGTTTTCGGACGGCACCGCGGTCAAGCTGGTCGGCGAGGAAACCTTCCGCCTGTGCAGCGAATATCTCGATGACGTGCTGCTCGTAAATACCGATGCGCTGTGCGCCGCGATCAAGGATGTGTTCCAGGACACCCGCAGCGTGCTGGAGCCGGCCGGCGCGCTGGCCGTGGCAGGCGCCAAACAGTATGCCGAGCGCGAAGGCATCGAGAACCAGACGCTGATCGCGATCACGTCGGGCGCGAACATGAATTTCGACCGCATGCGTTTCGTGGCCGAGCGCGCCGAAGTCGGTGAAGCCCGTGAAGCCGTGTTCGCCGTGACGATCCCCGAGGAGCGCGGCAGCTTCCGGCGTTTCTGTGAACTGGTGGGCACGCGCAGCGTCACCGAGTTCAACTACCGGATTGCGGATGCCAACTCCGCCCATATCTTCGTCGGCGTGCAGATCAGGAATCGCAGCGAATCGGCGCAGATCGCGGGCGCATTTGAGGCGCACGGCTTTGCCACCGTCGACCTGACTTTCGATGAACTGTCGAAGCAGCACATCCGCTATATGGTCGGTGGACGCTCGCCGCTGGCCCACGACGAACGTCTGTTCCGCTTCGAGTTTCCGGAGCGGCCGGGCGCGCTGATGAAGTTTTTGTCGTCGATGGCGCCGAACTGGAATATCAGCCTGTTCCACTATCGCAACCAGGGGGCGGACTACAGTTCGATTCTGGTGGGCATCCAGGTGCCGGAGAGCGAGAACAGCGCGTTCGAACGCTTTCTCGCGACGCTCGGTTATCCGTACTGGGAAGAAACGCAGAACCCGGTGTACCGCCTGTTTCTTGCGTAG
- a CDS encoding Serine aminopeptidase, S33: MRRESEVALRQLTMTNSPTMTPVTFDGCFGWLHRPAGAQAEMGVVLCNPFGYEALCTYHGWREFAEALAARGMPTLRFDYPGTGDSSGNEEDPQRLRAWLDSIKSAAAWLRAETGVTRLSLCGLRLGATLAALAAEELGGVENLVLLMPLGSGKSYIRELELQHQSWLSAQHALGLSLDAEAAETIGAHGFRLYPDSLEMLAKVNLEQSVRCPAQRVLLQDLSESARLKRLAAHYQAQGAQADLQIFSEYSMFLLDPSYSEPPAQAFDSVLEWLGARAVTATRGTVEILGCAASARIDFAHGRETPVVFDGGRYAAVFCQPLRALEGAPAVLFVNTGGVHRIGDGRFTVLMARHLAAQGIASLRMDLSGLGDSLRRDEALTLDRVYARYAVADAKAGVDWLVARGHAKTIMFGICTGAYVSLHTALAHPAVTACASVNLPFFVWGGARTRPGAQHVASSVVYRRAMRNPRKWLRLLTGQANGRAIIAELTRRLCARMTARASTALERLFGQSTPGGAVRRIALELERKGVQTSLMYGPLDEGLDELEIHFGPYGSRLGKLRNVTAKVVGKVDHALFSHAARDAVMAQFDLFLRESVLSARRETVAPNPRLRVAEAQQP; encoded by the coding sequence TTGCGCCGCGAATCTGAAGTGGCGCTGCGGCAACTGACCATGACGAATTCGCCCACCATGACGCCGGTGACTTTCGACGGCTGTTTCGGATGGCTGCACCGACCGGCCGGCGCTCAGGCGGAGATGGGCGTGGTGCTATGCAATCCGTTCGGCTACGAAGCACTGTGCACGTACCACGGCTGGCGCGAATTCGCTGAGGCGCTCGCGGCGCGCGGCATGCCCACGCTGCGCTTCGACTACCCCGGCACCGGCGATTCGAGCGGCAACGAGGAAGACCCGCAACGCTTGCGCGCGTGGCTCGACAGTATCAAGTCGGCCGCAGCGTGGCTGCGCGCCGAAACCGGTGTGACGCGCCTGAGTCTGTGCGGGCTGCGTCTGGGTGCCACGCTCGCGGCGTTGGCCGCCGAAGAGCTGGGTGGCGTCGAGAATCTTGTGCTGCTCATGCCGCTGGGTTCGGGCAAGAGCTACATCCGTGAGTTAGAGCTGCAGCATCAAAGCTGGCTCAGTGCGCAACATGCGCTCGGCCTCAGCCTCGATGCAGAGGCCGCGGAAACGATCGGCGCGCATGGCTTTCGTCTCTATCCGGACTCGCTCGAGATGCTCGCAAAGGTCAATCTCGAGCAAAGCGTGCGATGTCCCGCGCAGCGTGTGCTGCTGCAGGACCTGAGCGAAAGTGCGCGTTTGAAACGGCTGGCCGCGCATTATCAGGCTCAGGGCGCCCAAGCGGATCTGCAGATTTTCAGCGAATACAGCATGTTCCTGCTTGATCCGAGCTACAGCGAGCCGCCGGCCCAGGCATTCGACAGCGTGCTCGAATGGCTGGGCGCACGGGCGGTCACAGCCACCAGGGGCACGGTCGAGATACTGGGCTGTGCCGCGAGCGCGCGAATAGATTTCGCGCATGGCCGCGAGACGCCCGTCGTGTTCGATGGCGGCCGTTACGCCGCTGTGTTCTGCCAGCCCTTGCGAGCACTTGAAGGGGCTCCCGCGGTGCTGTTCGTCAATACGGGCGGCGTGCACCGGATCGGCGACGGCCGCTTCACGGTGCTGATGGCGCGGCATCTCGCGGCGCAGGGCATCGCATCGTTGCGCATGGATCTCAGCGGTCTGGGCGATAGTCTGCGTCGTGACGAAGCGCTAACGCTCGATAGGGTGTACGCCCGGTACGCGGTCGCCGACGCCAAGGCAGGGGTCGACTGGCTGGTGGCGAGAGGCCATGCGAAAACCATCATGTTCGGCATCTGCACGGGCGCGTACGTCAGTCTCCATACGGCGCTCGCCCATCCCGCCGTGACGGCCTGTGCGTCCGTCAACCTGCCTTTTTTCGTGTGGGGCGGCGCGCGGACGCGGCCCGGCGCGCAGCACGTGGCGTCGAGCGTTGTCTACCGACGCGCGATGCGCAATCCGCGCAAATGGTTGCGGCTACTGACCGGACAGGCGAACGGTCGCGCGATTATCGCGGAACTCACGCGCCGTCTATGCGCGCGCATGACCGCGCGTGCCAGCACGGCGCTCGAGCGGCTCTTCGGGCAGTCGACGCCAGGTGGCGCCGTGCGCAGAATCGCGCTGGAACTGGAACGCAAGGGCGTGCAAACCTCGTTGATGTACGGCCCGCTCGACGAGGGGCTGGACGAGTTGGAGATTCATTTTGGACCGTATGGCAGTCGGCTCGGCAAGCTGAGGAATGTCACCGCAAAGGTGGTCGGTAAAGTGGATCACGCGCTGTTTTCACACGCTGCGCGTGATGCGGTGATGGCGCAGTTCGATCTGTTTCTGCGCGAAAGTGTGCTGAGTGCGCGGCGTGAAACCGTCGCGCCGAATCCCCGCTTGCGTGTCGCTGAGGCGCAGCAGCCTTGA
- a CDS encoding Acyl carrier protein: MKNQVRSILQEAACLDVPVDTLGDRDDLYAAGLSSLGSVRLMMAIEEHFAIEIPPALITHDLFQSIDSLAHMIAQLVPEASLAPRI; this comes from the coding sequence ATGAAAAATCAAGTGCGCAGCATTCTTCAAGAGGCGGCCTGTCTCGACGTACCGGTCGACACGCTCGGCGATCGTGACGATCTCTACGCTGCTGGTTTGTCATCGCTGGGATCGGTCCGCCTCATGATGGCCATCGAAGAACACTTCGCCATCGAGATTCCGCCCGCGCTGATTACCCACGATCTGTTTCAGAGTATCGATTCCCTTGCTCACATGATTGCGCAGCTCGTGCCGGAGGCATCGCTTGCGCCGCGAATCTGA
- a CDS encoding amino acid adenylation domain-containing protein produces the protein MLDSFFFDTAAGEPDSPALWVDERLYGYGEIAARARRIAGELTAAMPAGGLGRCLLFAHRSVAAYAGLLGILKAGFAYVPLNPNVPAARIAAVIEQSGAPLLLVDRRCAASLDEVLSLLDNSPRIVLLDEVGGEGVQDVEDLQAVQGANVARTASAPAADGLIRLSPEPAVAEVPASRAPHDLAYILFTSGSTGAPKGVPISHANADAYVAGQLQLLGRMPCARYAQWCELTFDPSVHDMFVCWANGGCLYVPKTVEPIYNAAFIKEHAITHWSSVPSVAGFMQQFRKLGPNEFPSVRVTLFGGEPLPRLLVQAWLRAAPNSRVLNMYGPTETTVACAAFEVTAEFLDDPQHAVMPLGGALPGMELLIVDAALAPVAPGESGELLIGGSQLAAGYLSPDEPGNRRFVSTTYPGHISQRWYRSADAAREAAGQGIVFQGRLDTQIKIRGNRIELEEVEYVVQACSHAALCAVVAWPVDDAGRAGGLIAFVTQAQGSAPQILQACRQRLPVYAVPQRIVMVDALPLNVNGKIDRKALAECCVSIDTVA, from the coding sequence ATGCTGGATTCCTTCTTCTTCGATACTGCCGCGGGTGAGCCGGATAGTCCCGCGCTATGGGTCGATGAACGCCTCTATGGCTATGGCGAGATTGCAGCGCGGGCGCGCCGGATTGCGGGCGAGTTGACCGCCGCCATGCCGGCCGGCGGGCTCGGGCGCTGCCTGTTGTTCGCGCACCGCAGCGTGGCGGCCTATGCCGGCCTGCTGGGGATTCTCAAGGCGGGTTTCGCGTACGTGCCGCTCAATCCCAATGTGCCCGCTGCGCGAATTGCGGCTGTGATCGAGCAGTCGGGCGCGCCGCTGCTGCTGGTTGACCGGCGTTGCGCGGCATCGCTCGACGAAGTGTTGTCGCTGCTCGATAACAGTCCACGGATTGTGCTGCTGGATGAGGTAGGCGGTGAAGGCGTGCAAGACGTTGAAGACCTGCAAGCCGTTCAAGGCGCGAACGTCGCGCGTACTGCTTCGGCCCCCGCCGCCGACGGCCTGATCAGGCTCTCTCCCGAGCCGGCCGTTGCGGAAGTCCCCGCGTCCCGCGCACCGCACGATCTCGCCTACATTCTCTTCACGTCCGGTTCGACCGGCGCACCCAAGGGCGTACCGATCTCGCACGCCAACGCGGATGCCTACGTGGCAGGGCAACTGCAATTGCTGGGGAGGATGCCTTGCGCACGCTACGCACAATGGTGCGAGCTCACCTTTGATCCGTCGGTACACGACATGTTCGTGTGCTGGGCAAATGGCGGCTGCCTGTACGTGCCGAAGACCGTCGAGCCGATCTACAACGCTGCGTTCATCAAGGAACACGCGATTACGCACTGGAGCAGCGTGCCCTCGGTGGCCGGCTTCATGCAGCAGTTTCGCAAACTGGGACCGAACGAATTTCCGAGCGTGCGCGTTACCCTGTTCGGTGGCGAGCCCTTGCCGCGCTTGCTGGTGCAGGCGTGGTTGCGCGCCGCGCCAAACAGCCGGGTGCTGAATATGTACGGGCCAACCGAAACCACGGTGGCCTGCGCGGCTTTCGAAGTCACAGCGGAATTTCTCGACGATCCGCAGCACGCGGTCATGCCGCTCGGCGGCGCATTGCCGGGCATGGAACTGTTGATCGTCGACGCCGCGCTCGCGCCAGTCGCGCCCGGCGAAAGCGGTGAATTGCTGATCGGCGGGTCTCAGTTAGCCGCGGGCTATCTGTCGCCGGACGAACCGGGCAATCGCCGCTTCGTTTCAACGACCTATCCGGGCCACATCTCGCAGCGCTGGTATCGAAGCGCCGACGCCGCACGCGAAGCAGCCGGGCAGGGCATCGTGTTTCAAGGGAGACTGGACACGCAGATCAAGATTCGCGGCAACCGGATCGAGCTCGAAGAAGTCGAGTATGTCGTGCAGGCATGCAGCCACGCGGCGCTTTGCGCGGTGGTCGCCTGGCCCGTCGACGATGCGGGCCGTGCCGGTGGCTTGATTGCCTTCGTGACCCAGGCGCAAGGCAGCGCGCCGCAGATTCTGCAAGCATGCCGTCAGCGGCTGCCGGTGTACGCCGTGCCGCAACGGATCGTGATGGTCGACGCGTTGCCGCTCAATGTGAACGGCAAGATCGACAGGAAGGCGCTCGCCGAATGCTGTGTCAGCATCGATACGGTCGCCTGA
- a CDS encoding Type IV secretory pathway, VirJ component encodes MTLHPFFKLAVAASLVVGSAAAFAATSTVSGGRFGDVTVTQPVGPLRGLVVLYSPATGWSAADQQTADALAKAGALTVGVDTARYAANLSAKKEACHQLVGDAEALSHQLERQSQSSRYFAPIVAGTGQGATLAMHVLEQAPSNTVAGAVSVDAERELDPRFQPCPPDPTIIRDKVPGFVEKATPGNGDRTRLIAMVTPHLQTVSTNDDDLSDLPLIELPAAHPNGLMAVVISGDGGWRDLDKTISLALQKDGVSVIGLDSLRYFWSEKTPAQTSHDLARIMQTYGARWHAEHIALVGYSFGADVMPFAYNRLPEALRAKVSLIALLGFAPDADFQIRVGGWLGMPASDKALKVQPELAHVPPAIVQCFYGEDEKDTLCPALTTTGVEVIRTSGDHHFGRDYNALERRILDAFRKQSGVRN; translated from the coding sequence ATGACATTGCATCCGTTTTTCAAGCTCGCCGTTGCGGCGAGCCTCGTGGTCGGCAGCGCGGCTGCCTTTGCTGCAACCTCCACCGTGTCCGGCGGCCGTTTTGGCGACGTGACGGTGACGCAGCCGGTGGGCCCGTTGCGCGGTTTGGTGGTGCTTTACTCGCCGGCCACCGGCTGGAGCGCAGCCGACCAGCAAACCGCCGATGCGCTCGCCAAGGCCGGCGCGCTGACTGTCGGCGTGGATACGGCGCGCTATGCGGCCAATCTGAGCGCGAAGAAAGAAGCCTGCCATCAGCTGGTGGGCGATGCTGAAGCCTTGAGCCATCAACTCGAACGGCAATCGCAATCGAGCCGCTATTTCGCGCCGATCGTCGCGGGTACGGGGCAGGGCGCGACGCTTGCGATGCATGTGCTCGAACAGGCGCCGTCGAATACGGTTGCCGGCGCGGTTTCGGTGGATGCCGAGCGCGAGCTGGATCCGCGCTTTCAACCGTGCCCGCCGGATCCGACGATCATCCGCGACAAGGTGCCGGGCTTCGTCGAAAAGGCGACGCCAGGCAACGGCGATCGCACGCGACTCATTGCCATGGTCACGCCGCATTTGCAGACGGTGTCGACGAACGATGACGACCTCTCCGATCTGCCGCTGATCGAGTTGCCCGCGGCGCATCCGAACGGCCTGATGGCGGTGGTGATTTCCGGCGACGGCGGCTGGCGCGATCTGGACAAGACCATCTCGCTCGCCTTGCAGAAAGACGGCGTCTCGGTGATCGGTTTGGACAGCCTGCGCTATTTCTGGAGTGAAAAGACCCCGGCGCAGACGAGCCACGATCTCGCGCGCATCATGCAAACCTACGGGGCGCGCTGGCACGCGGAGCACATTGCGCTCGTCGGCTATTCGTTCGGCGCCGACGTGATGCCGTTCGCCTATAACCGACTACCTGAAGCGCTGCGGGCGAAAGTGTCGCTGATCGCGCTGCTCGGCTTCGCGCCCGACGCCGATTTCCAGATCCGTGTGGGCGGCTGGCTCGGTATGCCGGCGAGCGACAAGGCATTGAAGGTGCAGCCCGAATTGGCGCATGTGCCGCCTGCGATCGTGCAGTGCTTCTACGGTGAGGACGAGAAGGACACCTTGTGTCCGGCGCTGACCACGACCGGCGTCGAGGTGATTCGGACGTCGGGCGATCATCACTTCGGCCGCGACTACAACGCGCTGGAGCGGCGCATTCTGGACGCCTTCAGGAAGCAGAGCGGCGTTCGCAACTAG
- a CDS encoding phosphatidylglycerol lysyltransferase, whose product MFHRYNNKFDQPSAMFDRLSKMLGKRSILSPVLALLICGLLLIVLQHLSQAVDYRSVVHQLRHLTAGGWAGALGATVLSYIALVGRDAVGLRYLGATVPRAALWIGATAGSALGNATGFGALTGGAVRARVYAVSNVTPAQIGRMTVFTSVSLALALVLMTALGMVWLADPLATMLHLPPLTLRWSGAALLAMLALAAAACRRDTRPIRTRWQSLSFDIPARRDLLAQVALAVLDVVAAGLALWALLPHADVSFVTFITVYAAAMLLGMIGHTPGGVGVFEAAMVFTLHGSVQAHQMVAALLAYRAIYFGLPLIVSAALLAGFEGRALKSRLPLRHAAGAYKLAPLFLSLVTFVVGGMLVISSATPAFWHRIRILHDLLPLWVLESSQMLCSVLGVLLLFVARGLLRRLDAAWWMTLLLAVLSLALSLTKGLAFVEAGVLGMLIALLLSTRRRFNRHSSLFAERFTAGWLVSVAMVLALAVWVMLFAFRDVPYTRDLWWQFAFDERAPRALRATLAASLFAATFAFWQLLRPAAGRFVMPPPQDLQDAARIVRAQERSDAGLALMGDKSFLFSESREAFLMYAKNGRTWAALHDPVGPREEWAGLISKFVALAHAHSGRAAFYQVRANALPLYLDAGLTLMKLGEEAHVVLDDFDLKGSHRAHLRYALKRGERDGFTVDVIDQADVPASLETLREISDGWLDSRDAREKSFSVAAFTDEYLAAQSVMLVRQNGEPAAFVTFMTTDMNTEATVGVMRHVESASPYAMEYLFTHLALHLKQAGFRSLSLGIAPLSGMQPTPLASRWHRLAGIVWRFGGRFYNFRGLRAFKSKFQPHWEPRYLAASGSVGVFFTLADLSLLAGGRRS is encoded by the coding sequence ATGTTCCACCGATATAACAATAAATTCGACCAGCCAAGCGCGATGTTTGACCGTCTCTCCAAGATGCTCGGCAAGCGGAGCATCCTCTCGCCCGTGCTCGCGCTTCTCATTTGCGGGCTGTTGCTGATCGTCTTGCAACATCTCTCGCAAGCGGTCGACTATCGCTCGGTCGTGCACCAGTTGCGTCACCTGACGGCGGGCGGGTGGGCCGGGGCGCTCGGTGCGACGGTGCTCAGCTATATCGCGCTGGTCGGCCGCGACGCAGTCGGCTTGCGCTACCTGGGCGCCACGGTGCCGCGCGCGGCGCTGTGGATCGGTGCGACCGCGGGCTCCGCGCTCGGCAATGCGACGGGATTCGGCGCCTTGACGGGCGGCGCCGTGCGCGCGCGCGTCTACGCGGTGTCGAACGTCACGCCCGCACAGATCGGCCGCATGACCGTATTCACGAGCGTTTCGCTGGCGCTCGCGCTGGTGCTGATGACAGCGCTCGGCATGGTGTGGCTCGCCGACCCGCTCGCGACGATGCTGCATCTCCCCCCGCTCACGCTGCGTTGGAGCGGCGCTGCGCTGCTCGCCATGCTCGCACTCGCGGCGGCCGCCTGCCGTCGCGACACGCGCCCGATTCGTACGCGCTGGCAGTCGCTGTCGTTCGATATTCCGGCGCGTCGCGACCTGCTCGCGCAAGTGGCCCTCGCCGTACTCGACGTGGTGGCCGCGGGCCTCGCGTTGTGGGCATTGCTGCCGCACGCGGACGTCAGCTTCGTGACCTTCATCACCGTCTATGCCGCGGCCATGTTGCTCGGCATGATCGGCCACACGCCGGGCGGCGTCGGCGTGTTCGAAGCCGCGATGGTGTTCACGCTGCACGGCAGTGTGCAAGCGCATCAGATGGTCGCGGCGCTGCTCGCTTATCGCGCGATTTACTTCGGGCTCCCCTTGATCGTCTCGGCGGCGCTGCTCGCCGGCTTCGAAGGCCGCGCGCTAAAAAGCCGCTTGCCGCTGCGGCACGCGGCAGGTGCGTATAAACTCGCGCCGCTGTTCCTGAGCCTCGTGACTTTCGTGGTCGGCGGCATGCTGGTGATTTCCAGCGCGACGCCGGCGTTCTGGCATCGCATCAGGATTCTTCACGACTTGCTGCCGCTGTGGGTGCTCGAAAGCTCGCAGATGCTGTGCAGCGTGCTCGGCGTGCTGCTGTTGTTCGTCGCGCGTGGTTTGCTGCGGCGTCTGGATGCCGCGTGGTGGATGACCTTGCTGCTGGCGGTGTTGAGCCTCGCGCTGTCGCTGACGAAAGGTCTGGCGTTCGTGGAAGCGGGTGTGCTCGGTATGCTGATCGCGCTTCTGTTGTCCACGCGCCGCCGCTTCAACCGTCATTCGTCGCTGTTTGCCGAACGCTTTACGGCGGGTTGGCTGGTGTCGGTGGCGATGGTGCTTGCGCTCGCCGTGTGGGTGATGCTGTTTGCGTTCCGCGACGTGCCGTACACGCGTGACCTGTGGTGGCAATTCGCTTTCGATGAACGCGCACCGCGTGCCCTGCGCGCGACCCTGGCCGCCAGTCTGTTCGCCGCGACGTTCGCGTTCTGGCAGTTGCTACGCCCCGCGGCGGGCCGTTTCGTCATGCCCCCTCCGCAAGATCTGCAAGACGCGGCGCGCATCGTGCGTGCCCAGGAACGGAGCGACGCCGGTCTCGCACTCATGGGCGACAAGAGCTTTCTCTTTTCCGAATCGCGTGAAGCCTTCCTCATGTACGCGAAAAATGGCCGCACGTGGGCCGCGCTTCATGATCCGGTCGGTCCGCGCGAGGAGTGGGCCGGGCTGATCAGCAAGTTCGTCGCGCTCGCGCATGCGCATAGCGGCCGCGCGGCGTTCTATCAGGTGCGTGCCAACGCGTTGCCGCTCTACCTCGACGCCGGTCTCACGCTGATGAAGCTCGGCGAAGAGGCCCACGTGGTGCTCGACGATTTCGACCTGAAGGGCTCGCACCGCGCGCATCTTCGCTACGCGCTCAAGCGTGGCGAGCGTGACGGTTTTACGGTCGACGTGATCGATCAGGCTGATGTGCCTGCGTCGCTCGAGACGCTGCGTGAGATCTCCGACGGCTGGCTCGATAGCCGCGACGCGCGCGAAAAGAGTTTTTCGGTGGCGGCGTTTACCGACGAGTACCTCGCCGCGCAATCCGTGATGCTGGTGCGCCAGAACGGCGAGCCGGCCGCTTTTGTGACCTTCATGACGACCGATATGAATACCGAGGCGACGGTCGGCGTGATGCGGCACGTGGAAAGCGCATCGCCGTATGCGATGGAATATCTGTTCACTCACTTGGCGCTGCATCTGAAGCAGGCGGGTTTCCGCTCGCTCAGTCTCGGTATCGCGCCGCTCTCCGGCATGCAGCCGACGCCCCTCGCGTCACGCTGGCATCGGCTGGCAGGCATCGTGTGGCGCTTCGGCGGCCGCTTCTATAACTTCCGCGGACTGCGTGCTTTCAAGAGCAAGTTCCAGCCGCATTGGGAGCCGCGCTATCTCGCGGCGTCGGGTTCGGTGGGCGTGTTCTTCACGCTCGCGGACCTGTCATTGCTGGCAGGAGGCCGGCGTTCATGA
- a CDS encoding uncharacterized domain 1-containing protein produces MTNENQLERWLAREQELLATINAGPGPGVASPEQAAGKSGLEFLQAMMNGELPYAAIARTLDFTVVEVSAGRAVFQGTPLAQHLNPLGTVHGGWIATLLDSALGCSVHTMMPPGRGYTTAELSVNYVKAVTPRVQRVRAEGKVIHCGRQLATAEARLVGPDGTLYAHATTTCLVFEIPGR; encoded by the coding sequence TTGACGAACGAGAACCAACTCGAACGCTGGCTTGCACGCGAGCAGGAATTGCTGGCAACGATCAACGCGGGACCGGGCCCCGGCGTCGCGAGCCCGGAGCAGGCGGCAGGCAAGAGCGGCCTGGAATTCTTGCAGGCGATGATGAACGGGGAACTGCCCTACGCCGCGATTGCACGCACACTCGACTTTACGGTCGTCGAGGTGAGTGCGGGACGCGCGGTGTTTCAGGGCACCCCGCTCGCACAGCATCTGAATCCACTGGGCACGGTGCACGGCGGCTGGATCGCCACCTTGCTCGATTCCGCGCTGGGCTGCTCGGTGCACACCATGATGCCGCCGGGCCGTGGCTACACCACCGCCGAGCTAAGCGTGAATTACGTGAAAGCCGTGACGCCGCGCGTGCAACGCGTGCGTGCCGAGGGCAAAGTGATTCATTGCGGACGGCAACTGGCGACGGCGGAAGCTCGCCTAGTCGGCCCCGACGGCACGCTCTACGCGCACGCGACGACGACCTGCCTGGTGTTCGAGATTCCGGGCCGGTAA